In Porites lutea chromosome 1, jaPorLute2.1, whole genome shotgun sequence, a single genomic region encodes these proteins:
- the LOC140951176 gene encoding uncharacterized protein F54H12.2-like, translated as MAFVYHESQECTKSELDLFTIPATQTSIHKGQWIEYHPISNITDSGPIEFYVSGTGDEYLDLARTHLFVKAKITKANGTAIDADAQVGPVNLFLHSLFSQVDVSLNERLICPSTNTYPYRAMIETLLNYGEEAKTSQLSMAMFYKDTPGKMDVANPVLADDAANKGLKVRYDFTKKSHIVDMMGPIHSDIFFQDRLMVNGVNLRIKLNRAKNLFCLMSSAAAPTFKVVITEAILFVRKVKLASSIILGHAAALKHSSAKYPVRRIDCKVLSIPRGFSSFNPDNIFLGHIPKRIVLVLVDTQAYNGTYSTNPFNFKHHNLTQVGVYVDGEQIPRKPLFLNFDEAGGQNVIAGYQSLFSDTGKLSQDAGNQISRKDYGSGYTAFCFDLSPDHCSGDHFELIKQGNLRAELHFKEPLANTVNLIVYAEFQNVIEIDGNRNVLFDYTN; from the coding sequence ATGGCCTTTGTGTATCACGAGTCTCAGGAATGTACGAAATCAGAGTTGGATCTCTTTACGATTCCTGCAACACAAACCTCTATTCACAAAGGGCAATGGATCGAGTACCACCCCATCAGTAACATCACGGACAGTGGTCCGATCGAATTTTATGTTTCGGGAACCGGAGATGAGTATTTGGACTTGGCACGTACTCACTTATTTGTGAAAGCCAAGAtcacaaaagcaaatggaacCGCCATAGATGCCGATGCACAAGTAGGTCCCGTGAACCTGTTTTTACATTCCCTTTTTTCGCAAGTGGACGTTTCCTTGAACGAGCGATTGATCTGTCCATCCACCAATACCTACCCTTATCGCGCCATGATCGAAACCTTGCTAAACTACGgagaagaagcaaaaacaagtcaactttCTATGGCCATGTTTTACAAAGATACCCCTGGAAAAATGGATGTTGCCAACCCTGTGCTTGCAGACGATGCCGcaaacaaggggttaaaggttCGCTATGATTTCACTAAAAAAAGTCATATTGTGGATATGATGGGGCCCATTCATAGCGACATTTTCTTTCAAGACCGGTTGATGGTAAATGGAGTGAATTTAAGAATCAAACTGAACCGAGCCAAGAACTTGTTTTGTCTGATGTCATCAGCAGCCGCTCCAACTTTCAAGGTGGTAATCACAGAAGCCATCTTGTTCGTTCGCAAGGTGAAATTGGCCTCTTCTATTATACTTGGCCATGCTGCTGCACTAAAACACTCCAGCGCCAAGTACCCGGTTCGCCGAATTGATTGTAAAGTGCTGTCTATTCCAAGAGGATTTAGCAGTTTTAACCCCGACAACATCTTTTTGGGTCACATCCCCAAACGAATCGTGCTGGTCTTAGTGGATACTCAGGCATATAATGGAACTTACAGTACCAACCCGTTCAACTTCAAACACCACAATCTAACTCAAGTGGGTGTCTATGTGGACGGAGAGCAAATTCCTCGGAAACCCCTGTTCTTGAATTTTGACGAAGCTGGAGGTCAAAATGTAATAGCAGGCTATCAAAGTCTGTTCTCAGACACTGGAAAGCTATCCCAAGATGCGGGTAATCAGATCAGTAGAAAGGATTATGGCTCTGGTTACACAGCATTTTGCTTTGACTTGTCCCCAGACCACTGCTCAGGTGACCATTTTGAGCTAATAAAGCAAGGTAACCTGCGCGCTGAGCTTCATTTCAAGGAACCACTGGCCAATACGGTTAACCTTATCGTGTACGCTGAATTCCAAAACGTGATTGAAATTGACGGAAACCGCAACGTGCTGTTCGACTACACAAACTAA